The Dermacentor silvarum isolate Dsil-2018 chromosome 11, BIME_Dsil_1.4, whole genome shotgun sequence region TTCCCATCCTGAAGTTTCGCTTCCCACAAAATTTTGCAGGTTTATAAAGGCGGTGGCTGCATAATGCTCCCGTCAGGCCCTAGAGCAACCTTGGAAAATAATTCGGCAAATTGGTGAGGCTAATGCAACACGAAGCAGAGCTGGCGACGTTTATTTCACTTGGCAGCGGAAAGTGGTGCAGTGCAACCAGCTGACGAACAAGGTGTCCACTCTTTCAGAAGATCAGAAGAGTTCTCTTTTGATCTCACTCCGCCTCAGTCACATGGTACTGTGGCGATGATTATGACAGATCGCATCACTGCGGAGGCTGCTACACACCACTCATCTACCATCAAAAATGTCAAAAAATGACAGACTTTTGGGATGGTGCTCTCAGGCATTCAGAGCAGACTAGTAGGCACCGGTGACAGCCAGGTAAGTCTCATCAGATGGCAGCATAATAGCGTGGCTACTCTGGACACTTCAACAAGTTAAGGGCAACTCAATCAGGCTATGGAATTTCACCGATGGCTGCATTCAGGTAAACTAACCTTGCAGCTCAGCTCAGTCAATGCATGGTTGTGGTTTGAGTTTCAAGTGTGTACTTGGTGATGCATAATTATAATATGCGCAGCTGCATTGAATTTGCAGCGTACAACAGAGCCCTGCTGAGATTTTAGGAGATCACAGCAAAAAATGCAAGAGCTAGGAACATTTATGAACCatcaaaacaaataaagaaagcacTGCCCTTCTACTAAAATTAACTTACTCACCAAATTTCGCCTTCAAGGTTTAAAACATTGCCCACTGACATCTGCCACTTCATTCAATTGTCCCTCAGCACTACACATTACTCTAGCGCTTGAAGCATTGTATTACCGTCAGCATTTCCATGAGAAGTCAGATAGCCTAAAAAAATGTCATAAACAGGGTACATTAAGCTTTTTTAAAAGGAAACGCATGTTTCACTCCTGAATGGGGTCATGATGCATGATGATCAGCATGATGATCACTTGAGCACATCCAAAACTACTGAAAGTGTGCATCAGACAAAGATGACGATCGCACGCAGACAGCAGAGACTTCTTGTAGTCATATGCTCCAGGACTTCTCATGCCTTTGATGCACCCGCAACCACATCATAACGGTGGTAACGACGATCATGAGGACAATATCGGTGGCTGGGTAGTTGCAGTGTTGATATGTCATGGTTCCCAAAATCTTGTGAATGCGCAAATGACTCATGTGATTTCCATGTGTCATATTTCCTCTTTTGCTAGTATCTTGGTTCAACTGATTCAGTCAGCGAGCTTGGCAGTTTATTGCCCTGGATTAATGAAATATGATGCGCCGGGCTTCAGATTCCATGGCAGAGAACTGTCGTTGGCAGCAACAGCAAGGAAAACATCCGCGTTGCCCAGAATTATGCAAGTGAAGATGCTGACAGCCACAGATGTCAAACATGTGTCTTCCAGTTGACATGCACAAAATGCTGGGATGTTTCTGTCACATGGTACAATCCCCCCTCACCTTCACAAGTGCTCCCAGAGTGTAACATAACATTACAGTGGCAGAACATGCAATCCTTATATTGCTACACTATTGCTCTAGTACTCGAGAACCTGCGCCACTGGTTTTGCTCACCCACTGTAATGTGTCATAAGAAGCCCGAATTGGCAAGGACTAAGACAGTCCTTATGAATGTTCCGTAGTTGCGAATTTTGACTTGTTGGTATGCTATCACAAAGGCATTCAATGTAGCGTAACTAGCACACAGACACAGGAGGGTCAGGACAAACAACACTACGTGTGTGCGTCCTGTTCTTCCTGCATCTGTGTGCTAGTGACGCTACACTGTTTAGCTATAACCGTTGTCCTATGTTAACTTCAACTAAGATGCCAGAGAAGCTAAACATATGTGAACTGCAAACATACTTCATAGTACGGAGAATGAGTTCATGCGAGGGTCCAGGTATGTCAACAATACGCCCATTGAGACTAAATTTCCAGACAGTGAAGTCGAAACATCTCATTAGAAAGTTGTGGCCTCCGAAAGCTCAAGTTGTGGCCTTAACTGCAGGTGACAAAAAACGTAAGTGTCAAGTTCAAATATTCCATACAATACCTGCTAGGCTCAAGGCTAAATcctgcagatgacattaccaGCACCAGCTATAGCACCATGAGGCACATATCAATAAGACACGTCATCGGGTCACGTCAATAGCTAGTACATTAGTTCCAAAGACTACCAAATTTTTATACAACCCACAAACGCAGAGAGATGACTGCTGCATCGATGAATTCATACTTAAGGGTGTGGTCAGACAAGGATAGACTTGGGGGGTCCCGACTATTTTTCGTTTTGAGTGAAAATTTCATATGAGGTGGGCAAATGTGTCTGTAGCAAGGGATCGACCTTTCTTTTGTGAGATGCCTCGCGGATTTCCTGGAAAAAACTTGTAATTCACTAAAGGTGCAGAAGAGCCTTTTCATCATTGGGAAATTTACAACTTTTGTAGAGGTACCACTCAAAAACTAAAACATTGTACAACGGCAAATTTTTTGGGGCAATTATACCTTATTAGAAATACTGGCCCAAGGACATTTATATTTATGTTGAGCGCAGTATTCTTTTGAAAAATTCCTAAACAGCTTTCTGAGCAAGCGTCTCTCACTGCCCCCAAAATCAGTGGCTTTGTGGGGCCATTTTAGCTAAGGCAACGAAGCTGAAAACATTTCTGACAAATTGTCAAAGGGTTTTTTgcaaattaagaaaaaaatatgcagctaCACTACATATATATTTCGTAATAAAATCCAAAAACACCAAAATTGCAAAAGTAGCAAAAATTGTCCTATTTTAACAGAATTTTAAAAAACTGTCATTGCCGATTTTCTTTAAAATTTTGCAGAATGCCCACCCACGACTGATAAATCTATTAATGCAAaaacatgttccattaatttatTTTAAGCATAAAAGTTTAGCCTATGTTTAGACCTCTGTCTTGTCATAATGATGATATGTGTAGTTTTAATAACAAAATCAAAATTACAATTACGTTACATTCCTAGCTAGTTTTTGTGGTAGTAATGAGAAGTGACTCAGATTGTGTATTTGTTTTGCCTCTTCTGAACCACAAGACGAGTTTAACGTGGGTTTTAACTTTTCAGGACACCATTTAAATTTTCACTGAAAACACAAAATAGTCGGAACCCCCCCAAGTCTGTCCCAATTTGAACACACCTACAATAGCAGCCCGACGGCATGCAATGGCAAAACGATACAACCAAAGTACGCCTGCATGGCATTGCATCCCAGACGCTTAGGTCTAAAACACCCAACATATGTGATCACGTGTTCACTTAACACCGCATAGGCAATTATTATAATGAATGTGCTAAACAAGTATAAAAATTATATATATCAAAATGTGTGTGCCATGTCTGAGAGCCAACACATGGTGTGCAGTACACCCTGTGACGTGCATGAGCTCAGACAAGCACTACAAAAACCATCGCCATTGTTCCTACAAGTCCCCATTACGAAATACCGTGACACAAACACAATATCCGACATGCTTTTTCAAGATAATAATCTAGTATCAACCGTGAAATAACTGCCAACCTCGGTTAGGTTAGGACTCTGATGAAGACAAttccacttgtcgaaacatttgggttaagaggaagcttttgctCGGGGCCTCCTATCTAAATGCATGGGAAAGGAGAGATCATTTTCCTCGGCAACCGCTAAATAAATTTGATAAGGTTTgttgaatttaaaagaaaaagttaaaaatgTAGTGACTGTTGGTCGGGAATTTTTCATTTAGGTTGTCAACTTTTTAGAAAAATTGGCAAAAATTGCACATTTGCATCTAACAGTACATCTAcagtggacaaaattgatatatcatacatggctctcaaataaaCCAGTAATAAGAAGTTTTGCAAATCCCTTGTAagcaatgtaacaaattcacataaGTAGTAAATTAGCAAATCAAATTTGTCCGTTTCAGATGGTCTAAttgatgcagtttacagaactgcgatatctgttcgtgcagagctacgaatttgtaaacttcatgcttttattttttttaacttgccaCTTTCTGGAAATTAGTTTTAAAAAACTCAGGCCCTAAATAGAAATACCGCTTCTGAAATTCTGAATTTTCTAGACAAAAAGCCTTCCCGTTGTCATTATTGAGGGTAATTTTTCTCCAGGTACTTGTGAAAAATGTTGGTGTGCACCTTTTGTCAATTCAATAGCGATCTGTCGTGAAGGCAATTCTGGTGTTCATGTAACCATATTGCTTTTGTTATATACATCATTGCTTCCTTGCAATGCTGCGCAAGCTATTTGTCTTCCAGCCATTTAGTTTGCTTTGTTCTAGATTCACATTATCAATGGTATCGTGTGGAATTTCTTTTGAATGCCCACACTGAGCGTAGTGCCAAAGCAGGAAAAAATTGTGCATATCCCaagcactgtgggaatcaatgatATGCGAAGCATTTCGCTGGTACCTGTCTATCCAACGTTGTATGGGGTAGTTGATATGCAAAGCATTTCGTTGGTACCTGTCTATCCAACGTTGTATGGAGTAGttgtgtgtgtgtaggggggtCAGCAAACATATTTGTATGTAACGACAACATGATGACGACCACGTTGAAGACGATCACATGGCTACAATAGCATCATTTTTACGCCAGCCATTCAGTCCGACCTCACGGCGCGGCGACCTGTTGGTTTCTACATAGGTATTGGACGAGCACTTTGTCAAGCATTTGCCTTTTCCTCCTGCACAACCGTATATTTTcatttctgtatatatatatatatatatatatatatatatatatatatatatatatatatatatatatatatagtcagtcAAGTGTAACCACGGACAGAAGCACGAGGGCAAGGAGAGCGCGGCTtgcgttatgatagtgcaccggagcGGTCACGCATAGTGCACAATGAAATGTGGTAACAGTTGCCTACGACCAAGACCCAACTCTCATGTCAACTTGGGAGTGTAACGATGACCACAGTTACTAGCTCGAATCCCTACTGCTACGCTAACGATCTTACATGATAAAAAGCTGCCCGTACCATTATTGTGCATAGAAAGCCCGTCACAACGTTGAGCTGCGTTTATGGTGCTCAGAATACGGTCCGTAAATTTGATGGACATCGGTCTGCAGTGACCTGGCTGGGTACGGATGACAACTTGACGGCTCACCTTGTTGCGGTGTCCCTGGCGCGCTGCTTGCGTACATGCCTCAAGACTCTCAAGATGCACCCAGCACCCTCTTCGTAATCGAAGACCTGTTGAAGACGTCGACAGGCATTCAAAACACGGCCAACGGACACTTGGCGCGATGAAGCACCGAGAGGGGTAACTGACGCCGAGCCAGACACACTATCGCGAGCAATACGAACTGCACGGGCGCTGTTACCCAAGTTAGCGAGTGAGAAAGCTCCGTAGATTTGTGGATTTGTGCTCGCACAATCTGGATAAACACACAAACGAAGGAAAAGGCACTCACGCGGTCACCGGCCGCCTCCCAAGTGAAAAATTTTTATTTAGAATTACAAATTTGGCACGTTTCGGCTACGGTTTCGGCTGGCGCTGGCTTGCAAGAACAAAAATGTTTGCTATATTTTCTTTATCTTGTAATAAAAATGCAGGTGATAAGTAACTTACTTTTTTAATTCATTTTCATTATAAAGAATAAAATGATCGTTTTGCAAGTTTTAGCACACCCACACTACAGGTTTAGAAACAGTAGTTTCGCATCTTCGAATGCAACTGCTATGGCGCCGAGTACGAAATGCTAAGCGAAAGCGCGTAGACGAGGCGAGCGCGTGTGCTGAGCGCTGAATTACCGCGGCCCCGGCCAACGAGGTCTTCAATCCGCGGCGCAGCTTCATCGCGACAACGATCGGCTGCGACCGACCGATGACCGGCGGCTGGTCAACGGCTGTTTTCGGCGGCCAATTGTGGGCCGCCCGGACGTCCGATGAAGGCCGCTGCCTGGTGCGCTCCTTCGTAGCCCGGGGCCAAGGCGACGCTCACGATGCTGTGCCGAGCACGGCAGAGCTCGTCGTGACTGCGCCCGGCCGCAGGCGCGATTGCGAGCTGACAAGCGTGTCTCGCTGGTCGACCGGGCTCGAGACGCTCGTGCTCCGTGCCGGGAACGCGGTGCACATTTGGGACGCGGAGAGCGGCACGTTCAACACTACTGCGGTCAAGCAGGTGGCAGCTGACGCTTCGCAATGCACCGTGCTCGACGGTCCGACGTTGGTCTCGCTATCGCCTGGCCGATTACTGCTCGAGCCTCTGCCGCCAAGTGAGTCAAAGAGCCAGGGGTCGTGAGAACCGGTGCATTACAAATTACTGGTTGAAGTTAGTGGAATTGCAGAAAACGTTACTCTTTACTTCGTGCGATCGATAAATCGCGCATCTCTTTTCGCTTTATGTTTTGTCAGTTATGCGAattacggagggggggggggggggggggggggcgagtgaAGTGCGTACAAGTCAACTCTGGTCATGAAAGCACGGCGTAAGAGCACGAACTCATTCACAGACGCTTGCTGCCACTTGAATACCATAGCTTTATTACGTAGCTTTAACACAGTAATACATATTGTTGCCGACAGCTGGATGCCATGAACAGTTTGCATTCGAGTGAATGCCCCATAGTGCGTAAGCAATTCCCTAAAAGTTCCttcattgcgtttttttttttttttccttcaaatgTGACTTTACAATTGAAGGGATTATTCATACGTGCTATCCAGGAAACTGCGAATCTTGTTTCAACCTTGATCTAACACAACAGGCATCTTGTTTCATTGGTTCGTGCCAGTGAACGTGAAAATGTGGGCTGTGAAAATATGCTGACTTACTTTTCTATGTTTGTTTCCAACCACACCAGGAGATAAACTAGATAAACGTGGGCTTACTCTTAAAAGCCATTGTGTCACCTGCACTACCATGGTAGGGAAGTGCTTGGTTTTAACTGTACACTTAATTTGCTATTCCACATTTAGGTTGAATGGCATCTGTTCACATGATAGAACAGATGCTGTCGAAGCAAATGTGGGCAGGGCACATCAGTACCTGTGCGAAACTGATGAACCAGTTTCAGAGAGCTCTGCAAAGGAAGCACGTGAAACATTTCATGCATCCAGAATGACACAGGCAGGCTGAAATCCATCCAGCCTGTCAGATGAAGTAACGAATGCATTATTGCAGTGACAGGATAGATACAAGTTTTGGCGATATTGTTTTGAACAGCAGCTAGAAAACAGTATGGAGCAGCGTGATCAACATGGAGTCCATGTTGCTACACAAGCTTGCTGCTCATCATGCCACACTTTTACAATAAAGTTTGCTGCGACATCACCTCAAGCAACCCCAGTTAACATTAAGAGCAAAGCGCATGCTCCCATTgatatgtttttcttttcttcttttttttttttttactgaagcaAGGAAGGGCACCTAGATTAGATAAAATGTTACAATTCTAATGATGGTGAACTATAATTCAGCTTGTGCATTTGCAGTGGATGGCCCTCCGGTGACAGTAACCTTGGAAAAACAGGAGTCGGTCCCAAGCCATCTTGTCCGGCACCAGCTGCCAGGTAGCTATCGCTGGAGAGGCCTGTGAGCCATGCTGCGTTCTTCTCTGTGTCCTCGCACTAAAGGAAGGTGCGTGCTTTGTTGCGACTTCTGGTACTCGGACAACCCAACTGGCGGCGGACTTGTTCCTGGGCTCTCTGTACGAAAGCTCCCGTCTGACCGCTTGCCTTGTCACGCTACCTTCGGGACACAATGATGCACCGGCCACATCCTGGGACCAGCTCAAGACGGTGTTTCGCGATAATGTGACCGTTGCGTGCACCGCGTCTGGTTCACTGCTGGTGATCGAATCCGGTTGTCCCCGGTATCGGTGCCAGCTGCCTTCGGTGGATGTTGCACGGCTGCAAGGGAGCTTCTTTTGCGGCAGCCTGGACTACATGCTCGTCTGGTTCCGCTCCGGTGGTGGAGCAGTGATTTCCCAGGATGCGAGTGGCCGGTTTCAGGTGAGACATGTATGTCCTGTGCCAAACGGTAAACAACTAGGCAGCCTGGTCACATAGGCCTCATAGGCCCCACTTGCCTGCATCTTAAAAATGGACCCTAAAGAGAAGCACTAAATCGGTTTACACTGATAAAGTACTCTTTTAAAACTATATTTATCTTTAATATTGCGGTGAGAGCAAATGGAAGCtaaagtccttttttttttttaatttcaagcCAGAACTCTATCGTCGGTACATCATTGTTACTACacaaatttcgaagtattttttAGTATTTGGGCCAATGTGACGCCCATCCCATCAAATCAAGGCCACccatcaaatcaacacttctgtacTCGCTGCGGTAGTTTTGTGGTTATGGCATTGCTCAAGGTTGCGAGTTTGATCCTGACCACTGCAgatgcatttcgatggggccaaaATCCAAAAACGATCATGTACtctgatttaggtgcacgttgaagaatcccaggtggtcagaattaaaaTAGAGTGCCACCTgattcataatcagattgtgcgcTTGGCActtaaagccccataatttaattaatgttaaACACTTCTGCCATGATGCATCTTGTCCTGTGAAGCAATGACAGCTTCTGCCACGATGCATCGTGTCGTGTAAAGCAATGACAGTGCTAACCGTGTtggaggttatgaacaatggcacACAACAATGCCTTAGGCAAACATGTTCCACTGTGTTTTCTGTGTACTTTGCTGACAAACGGAAAAGGTGCATGCAAGTAATGGTTAACCACCACTCTCGTACTGCACAAACTTAAACATTCCCAGGGGGGGTTGGCAGTTTGCTAATACCACCTAAACAGCactcatttcaatttcttcatgggaaattgtcaaaaaatgctcTTTTCACACacgtttgcgagtgtgcagacgactgcgtgtcttgcatcttagttgcagtactcaaaggcgctaggaaagaaaagggattaaacaaaagggggggggttaactcggcctcagggggggttacaaccctcgaacccccccgtcggtgtgccactgATTCACCGTATATACCATAGCCAATTATCATCAGTCAACGCAAACCGTACAGAAAGTGTCGcttacatcgatttccacagtgcATGGGAGCCGCAtcattttaaaaataattttgtcTGCATCTCTCGGCACTGTTCATTTCCCACCAGCGCACGGTGATCGCTATGGCGACAGGTCATACATTGCTTTATTCACCAAATACAAATACCCCCAATAACCTAGTGAACATCACCTGAACCATGGCCTTGTGAATAGAGCACTAGGCTGGAAGGGCTCACTGGTTGGGTCAGAACCCCCATCTGCGTGGACAGTGCTCCGCGCAGACTCGGTGGATGCTGCCACTTCGGTGGCAGCATTGGTTTCATTGCCGCCCTCTTCTTCCTCTTTAACATTCCTGGCGAAAGGTGGACTGAATCGGCTACTATTATTGTGTTTAGTGACATGCTTATGTTTGTGTCTGCTTCCATTTCTCACAATGCCATAAAAATTAAAGTGCCACGCTGGACTAGTCAGCGTGGCACTTTCATTTTTATCGTCTGTCATTGTTGACCTAGAATTTCATTAGCCACCATGGCAATAAAAAATTCAAGGCACACTTGGTCTTGCTGTCTTGCCTACATGTGATAACCAAGTGTGCGGCCACGTCAGTAAAAGCGCCGCAACATCACATGACCAACGGGGTTCGCCACAAGGTGCACACAttgcaaggtcgtgggttcgactcccaacaaaggttgtgggttcgagttcCTTAAtcaactctatcttaattaactgtacctttattaactttgccttaacatCAGTGGCCCTGGCTTCGACTCCCAGCAAAGGTCGAGGATTCATagcctttttggaccatcgtgtggtcacaccgacgccgggttttctgcctcatgagccatataatgctttcacattaataGGTAGCACGTGATTTTTGGCACCTTTGGCCTGGCTTTACCGAGAAAGCATGCTGTAGCTTCTTGTACTGTTCCTCGTTACTTAGCTCTGTTGTGTGCTAGCAACACATAGTTTCTTTAGAGCAGTTGAGTGTGAGAGCTCACTGTGGCtgattatttttttctgttttaagcAGGTTTCTATATTTATCTTTTAAGAAACGTCATGGTAGGAGCTAGAGTAAATGATCCTCATAATTTCAATGCATTAAATTTGCAATGACACCCAagattgaaatttttttttttaatttgaaagtTGTCTGGAGCCAAAGGCTGCAGTTGAGATCAAATTCATGGGCCCATCATTCTCATGATAAATGAAGTGCTAATCTCACAGCTGACATAGACACTAGTGCTGAATTTCCCTCTAGTGTACTGATAGTTTTAAACTCTATGCCGTTGATCATGTGATTATGCTGGTCCATCTTATAGCCTCTTTGTGAACGAGGCTGCATGCGTTTGCTTTCAGTTGGGTGACTGCATCGAACCTGGCCCCGAGATTTCCTGTGGGGACCTGTTGGGCGTAGGCAGCGAGCAGGTTGTAGCCTGGGAGCCAGCGAGTGGCCGTATCTGCTGCCTGCAGCCGAGCCAGTTTGCAGTGCAAGGCGAAGGAGAGGAGGAAGCCACCGCAGCCAGTGGCCAGGCCTCGCAGGTCCTGGTCGATCTACTGCAGCACTACTCGGGCGTGAGTGGCCTTTTGCAGTCGTACAATCACTGGGGCACTTGTGTCCATTTTATTTTAAAGCAAGAGCCTTTTTTGGCTACTTCAACCACTTTGTATGGTTGGGCAATCTCGCACAATAAACAGTCACACATATGCAGGGACCCAAGCTGTCTACAAGCTTGGGTCGCTAGgttggctgctgtcttgccaagcagGCAACTTGGTTCAT contains the following coding sequences:
- the LOC125939683 gene encoding uncharacterized protein LOC125939683, producing MTGGWSTAVFGGQLWAARTSDEGRCLVRSFVARGQGDAHDAVPSTAELVVTAPGRRRDCELTSVSRWSTGLETLVLRAGNAVHIWDAESGTFNTTAVKQVAADASQCTVLDGPTLVSLSPGRLLLEPLPPMDGPPVTVTLEKQESVPSHLVRHQLPGSYRWRGL